In the genome of Botrytis cinerea B05.10 chromosome 5, complete sequence, one region contains:
- the Bcngg1 gene encoding Bcngg1 has protein sequence MPPMASQKGTGKKGRDPRQSRSRNTTPSLVGTASSVAPSDAGKTPYTQIPISILRTSVADEIVDQHASAIPNSRELEALMQRMERLAASIDERAAVCDKGMRVLAQSRKDRNEELEIEKRDEELKERMRRDQADEDERGRHKAHKIKKRKDVSSAREERPLTHGAHGLAPQDGSNIEVAVPSRDHTHKHHRKVSKERDNDSISSSLSPPAPATPTAGMNADTKPNGTAEDESSSDEHQPPPAPKIANYQTFGADPSTFPDPTVYEITKIKPGDPRMSEEEKKKVYSVAAYPRNDLHDLIPGTPPDKDFSNTKPTNQVQANTFATYLEPYFRPFTEEDLAFLRERGDRVNPFMIPRRGKKHYTEIWAEEDGAMSVDTPNQGRDKLPPNQARGSIDEIDDAIAETDQISAGPMLSRLLATLRPENRAAPSEDKPMTNGMSNGEGSFNGEMNGDVGEPSQHSDTSPLPPATFMAESASESWKKATHPKLDHAQIDERIKQELRHIGFLPPDAEPDYDSHFDDEIAARLRFLQAKLKEQSIINGARKARLQEITKERMAHQEYQTILEDLDGQVNAAYTKRSRTIGKTKKSKKAGGAGGGSQAANGAAGTARPGLGDMTKSLMEKRQKWIKNIGAVFDDERNLGKVPRAKDEGSSIFKPEIMSEFVRREKDGWDDDGEEE, from the exons ATGCCCCCCATGGCAAGTCAGAAAGGAACAGGAAAGAAAGGTCGAGATCCCCGCCAATCCCGAAGTCGAAACACAACACCAAGCCTAGTTGGTACAGCGAGCTCAGTCGCGCCTTCTGATGCCGGGAAAACTCCCTACACACAAATTCCAATTAGTATTCTTAGGACTTCCGTAGCAGATGAGATTGTCGACCAACATGCTTCCGCAATTCCCAACTCACGAGAGCTCGAGGCTCTTATGCAACGTATGGAGAGACTAGCTGCAAGCATAGATGAACGTGCTGCGGTATGCGACAAGGGGATGCGAGTTCTGGCACAATCAAGAAAGGATCGGAACGAGGAactggaaattgaaaagcgagacgaagaattgaaagaaagaatgaggaGAGACCAGGCGGATGAAGATGAGCGTGGGAGACATAAGGctcacaaaatcaaaaagagaaaggatgtCAGTAGTGCTAGAGAAGAGCGCCCATTGACACATGGTGCCCATGGTTTAGCACCACAAGATGGATCCAATATAG AAGTCGCCGTTCCAAGCCGTGACCATACACATAAACATCACAGAAAagtatcaaaagaaagagacaATGATTCAATAAGCTCGTCACTCTCACCACCGGCTCCTGCAACACCAACCGCAGGCATGAACGCAGATACAAAACCAAATGGCACTGCCGAAGACGAATCCAGCTCCGATGAACACCAACCTCCACCAGCGCCCAAAATTGCCAATTACCAGACATTTGGAGCGGATCCATCTACCTTTCCCGATCCAACGGTCTAcgaaattacaaaaataaaacctGGAGACCCCAGGAtgagtgaagaagaaaagaagaaggtttATTCTGTAGCAGCCTATCCGAGGAATGATCTTCATGATCTTATCCCTGGAACACCACCTGACAAAGATTTCAGCAACACGAAACCCACAAACCAAGTACAAGCTAATACTTTTGCGACATATCTGGAGCCATACTTTCGACCCTTCACAGAAGAGGATCTCGCCTTTCTACGTGAACGTGGTGATCGTGTGAATCCGTTCATGATTCCTAGACGTGGAAAGAAGCACTATACCGAAATCTGGGCAGAGGAAGATGGCGCCATGTCAGTTGATACACCAAATCAAGGGCGAGATAAACTACCTCCAAATCAAGCCCGTGGAAgtattgatgaaattgatgatgcCATAGCGGAGACGGATCAAATTTCTGCTGGTCCAATGTTATCGAGATTATTGGCAACTTTAAGACCGGAAAACAGAGCAGCTCCTTCTGAAGATAAACCTATGACGAATGGTATGAGCAATGGCGAAGGTAGTTTCAATGGTGAAATGAACGGCGACGTGGGGGAACCAAGCCAGCATAGTGACACATCTCCATTACCCCCTGCAACTTTTATGGCCGAATCAGCATCAGAATCATGGAAGAAAGCAACCCACCCGAAGCTTGACCATGCGCAAATAGATGAAAGGATTAAACAAGAGCTTCGACATATTGGGTTTCTACCCCCTGATGCCGAACCCGATTACGATTCTCATTTTGATGACGAGATAGCCGCACGTCTGCGTTTCCTCCAAGCCAAACTCAAAGAACAATCGATTATCAACGGTGCACGTAAGGCTCGATTACAGGAAATCACGAAGGAGCGTATGGCtcatcaagaatatcaaactattcttgaagatcttgaCGGCCAAGTAAATGCAGCCTACACCAAACGATCTCGCACAATCGGAAAAACGAAAAAGAGTAAGAAAGCTGGCGGtgctggtggtggtagtCAAGCTGCCAATGGCGCTGCTGGCACAGCAAGACCAGGTCTTGGTGACATGACCAAATCATTGATGGAAAAACGTCAAAAGTGGATCAAAAATATTGGGGCagtttttgatgatgaacGGAATTTGGGCAAAGTGCCTCGTGCAAAGGATGAGGGTAGCTCGATCTTCAAGCCTGAAATTATGAGCGAATTCGTTCGGAGAGAAAAGGATGGgtgggatgatgatggggaagaagaatag